From the Streptomyces pluripotens genome, one window contains:
- a CDS encoding ISL3 family transposase, giving the protein MLNDTTLLLDLDGVSVVRVERLAGGIRRVHLATADDRARACPACGVFATRVKGSAVTRPRDLPYGESGLEFRWHKRRWWCREAGCPRRSFTEQIPQLPAGARITMRLRGAAGRRIRDAASTVIQAARDLRLSWPTVMDAFRAVANEVTDAPLPEVKVLGIDETRRGRPRWEQDPATGKWMLTRDRWHTGFVDALGTGGLLGQVEGRTVADVLAWLTATPLTWRKSIEYVTIDMSATYRAAVRTGLPQATVVVDHFHVVQLANKMLSMVRRRTTAETRGRRGRASDPEWKARRRLLRNREDLTDEQFATMWNTLLGEGRIGQTLLTAWIAKENLRNLLALARTGADRHQVGHARWKFLTWCADSDIPEVRQLSVTVDRWWAEIAAFIDTGHSNAKSEGINRVIKLVARNAFGLRNADNQRLRTRCVTTRRARGHLRTAQL; this is encoded by the coding sequence TTGCTCAACGATACGACGTTGCTGCTCGACCTCGACGGGGTGTCCGTCGTCCGGGTCGAGCGGCTGGCGGGCGGGATACGCCGGGTCCACCTGGCCACGGCCGATGACAGGGCCCGGGCGTGCCCGGCCTGCGGGGTGTTCGCCACCAGAGTGAAGGGCTCGGCGGTGACCCGGCCCCGCGATCTGCCGTACGGCGAGAGCGGACTGGAGTTCCGCTGGCACAAGCGCCGCTGGTGGTGCCGGGAGGCCGGCTGTCCGCGCCGGTCCTTCACCGAGCAGATCCCGCAGCTACCGGCCGGCGCACGGATCACCATGCGACTGCGCGGTGCCGCCGGACGGCGAATACGCGACGCCGCCTCCACCGTCATCCAGGCCGCCCGGGATCTGCGTCTGTCCTGGCCGACCGTGATGGACGCCTTCCGCGCCGTCGCAAACGAGGTCACCGACGCCCCGCTGCCCGAGGTGAAGGTGCTGGGCATCGACGAGACCCGGCGCGGACGGCCGCGCTGGGAACAGGACCCCGCCACGGGCAAGTGGATGCTGACGCGCGACCGGTGGCATACGGGGTTCGTCGACGCGCTCGGCACCGGCGGCCTGCTCGGACAGGTCGAGGGCCGCACCGTCGCCGATGTGCTCGCCTGGCTCACCGCCACCCCGCTGACCTGGAGAAAGAGCATCGAGTACGTGACCATCGACATGTCGGCCACCTACCGCGCCGCCGTCCGCACCGGTCTCCCGCAAGCCACCGTCGTGGTCGACCACTTCCACGTCGTCCAGCTCGCCAACAAGATGCTGTCCATGGTCCGGCGCCGCACCACCGCCGAGACGCGCGGCCGACGCGGGCGCGCCAGTGACCCGGAATGGAAAGCCAGGCGGCGCCTGCTGCGCAACCGCGAGGACCTCACCGACGAGCAGTTCGCCACGATGTGGAACACGCTGCTGGGCGAGGGGAGGATCGGCCAGACCCTGCTGACGGCATGGATCGCCAAGGAGAACCTGCGCAACCTCCTCGCCTTGGCGAGAACCGGCGCCGACCGTCACCAAGTCGGCCACGCCCGCTGGAAGTTCCTCACATGGTGCGCGGACTCCGACATCCCCGAGGTGCGGCAGCTCTCCGTCACCGTCGACCGCTGGTGGGCCGAGATCGCCGCATTCATCGACACCGGGCACAGCAACGCCAAGAGCGAAGGCATCAACCGCGTGATCAAGCTCGTCGCCCGCAACGCGTTCGGCCTTCGCAATGCCGACAACCAGCGGCTACGGACACGCTGCGTCACCACCCGCCGAGCCCGCGGACACCTCCGCACCGCTCAACTTTGA
- a CDS encoding helix-turn-helix domain-containing protein, whose protein sequence is MAGGGKRGRKPAPIRAETPQARALAEFLRELREKSGKTYDDLAKELSWSRSSIGNHLSGTVPTMDVVLKLVEATAPAGQLEAMKTRAVRLWERATNPPAGDLAVRRPPSGAAPAAARFIAEGRGRLAQADAHSHRLAHDLATAQELVVLLTALNAQLRVQIEQLAAVSPESENAEQAQEKLARAIEQLKQTEQDLAEARQARNEAEKLAATARRRCLELEEELAVLRLVGPATEEDTAPKPEQPEPDLDQAAFLADPAQALRTARILLDQGHALRTEVAGQMGLAASTAATDITVRRSERWHAATTLLGRTLGCLIAAAGASLHLVALAAHAPGWIVITDPVALSGLVLVAEPWHLIAGLWPWLRAAARREPLPRPLPITYATLAPRALRCLTAALAAAGAVASVQAGLSWGPWWWLLTAPWTMLFFSITVVGYDPALRRTARAALADLAADLRAPNLSPNHAAEPAKKQPWLRVMDAQWIDRRADELHTVLSGKWREAPAWMWICLSPIVLPGLYGIGVGLAQAVGALDLGHHAHLAVRTVDEPVTRFLHAHTAGLPLTPGAAHALWIGLGILALVLSTVVRAFAARLTWMLWGVGTVAMTWFGTGQAARGTAAGLVAVVWGLVSIIALNGVGQRPRITTINLFGDVRPAMQPEKDTEEADAGETTTRE, encoded by the coding sequence ATGGCGGGTGGGGGAAAGCGGGGCCGCAAACCGGCCCCGATCCGGGCGGAGACGCCGCAGGCGCGGGCGTTAGCCGAGTTCCTCAGGGAACTGCGCGAGAAGTCCGGCAAGACCTACGACGACCTGGCCAAGGAACTCAGTTGGTCCCGCTCCAGCATCGGCAACCACCTGTCCGGCACGGTGCCGACGATGGACGTGGTGCTGAAACTGGTCGAGGCCACCGCCCCGGCCGGCCAGCTCGAGGCGATGAAAACCCGGGCGGTCCGGCTGTGGGAACGGGCGACCAACCCGCCCGCCGGAGACCTGGCCGTACGCCGTCCGCCCTCTGGGGCAGCGCCGGCAGCCGCGCGGTTCATCGCCGAGGGCCGCGGACGCCTGGCCCAGGCCGACGCCCACAGCCACCGCCTGGCACACGACCTGGCCACCGCCCAGGAACTCGTGGTCCTGCTCACCGCACTCAACGCCCAGCTGAGGGTCCAGATCGAACAGCTCGCCGCCGTCTCGCCGGAGAGCGAGAACGCCGAGCAGGCCCAAGAGAAGCTCGCCCGCGCCATCGAGCAGCTCAAGCAGACCGAACAGGACCTCGCCGAAGCCCGCCAGGCCCGCAACGAGGCGGAGAAACTTGCCGCAACCGCCCGACGCCGCTGCCTGGAGCTGGAAGAAGAACTCGCCGTCCTCCGCCTGGTTGGCCCCGCCACGGAAGAGGACACCGCACCTAAACCGGAGCAGCCCGAGCCGGACTTGGACCAGGCGGCGTTCCTGGCCGACCCGGCCCAAGCCCTGCGTACCGCTCGCATCCTGCTCGACCAGGGCCACGCACTGCGTACCGAAGTGGCCGGCCAGATGGGCCTGGCGGCCTCCACCGCCGCCACCGACATCACGGTGCGGCGCAGCGAGCGCTGGCACGCCGCCACGACGCTGCTCGGCCGCACGCTCGGCTGCCTGATCGCCGCCGCCGGCGCCTCGCTCCACCTGGTCGCCCTTGCCGCGCACGCCCCCGGCTGGATCGTGATCACCGATCCGGTCGCCCTGTCCGGGCTCGTCCTGGTCGCCGAACCCTGGCACTTGATCGCGGGCTTGTGGCCGTGGTTGCGCGCGGCGGCACGCCGCGAACCGCTGCCTCGACCGCTGCCGATCACCTATGCCACGCTCGCCCCCCGCGCGCTGCGCTGCCTGACCGCGGCCCTCGCCGCCGCAGGCGCGGTGGCGAGCGTGCAGGCCGGCCTTTCCTGGGGCCCGTGGTGGTGGCTGCTCACGGCCCCCTGGACGATGCTGTTCTTCTCGATCACGGTCGTGGGCTACGACCCGGCTCTGCGGCGCACCGCCCGCGCAGCCCTGGCCGACCTCGCCGCCGACCTTCGCGCACCGAACCTGTCCCCGAACCATGCCGCCGAACCCGCCAAGAAGCAGCCGTGGCTGCGTGTGATGGACGCGCAGTGGATCGACCGCCGCGCCGACGAACTCCACACCGTACTGTCCGGCAAGTGGCGCGAGGCTCCTGCATGGATGTGGATCTGCCTGAGCCCGATCGTCTTACCCGGCCTGTACGGCATCGGGGTCGGCCTCGCCCAGGCCGTCGGAGCTCTCGACCTCGGCCACCACGCCCACTTGGCGGTGCGCACCGTCGACGAACCGGTCACCCGGTTCCTTCACGCCCATACCGCTGGCCTGCCGCTCACCCCCGGGGCGGCGCACGCCCTGTGGATCGGCCTCGGCATCCTGGCGCTGGTGCTCTCCACCGTCGTTCGAGCCTTCGCGGCGCGGCTGACGTGGATGCTTTGGGGGGTGGGCACCGTTGCGATGACGTGGTTTGGGACCGGACAGGCCGCCCGGGGCACCGCGGCCGGCCTGGTGGCCGTCGTCTGGGGGCTGGTGTCGATCATCGCGCTGAACGGTGTCGGACAGCGCCCCCGGATCACCACGATCAACCTCTTCGGCGATGTACGCCCGGCCATGCAACCCGAGAAGGACACGGAAGAGGCCGATGCGGGGGAGACGACCACCCGCGAGTGA